One part of the Treponema peruense genome encodes these proteins:
- a CDS encoding ATP-binding protein → MKKYRKRIYDTLLDYRLEETGAVVIEGPKWCGKTTTAEQKAKSILYMNDPDSIQQNLELAKIQSKLLLQGENPRLIDEWQLAPNLWDSIRFEVDHRKKEGQFILTGSAIPNDSDKKRHTGTGRFSWIMMRPMSLWESEDSNGQVSLTELFEGKTDISGINNKKLEDIAFFVCRGGWPASIDKKERASLHLAFDYYDAVVKEDISRVDNVERDSERAKLLMRSYARNQGTQASIASITQDISANDDSNLSENTTLSYIKALKKIFVIEDMSAWNPNLRSKSAIRTSDTRYFVDPSIAVASLGLGPKDLIQDLNTFGLLFETMCIRDLRVYADSLEGTVYHFRDKTGLECDAVIHLRNGSYGLIEIKLGGEHLISEGIKTLKSLSQKIDTTKMKEPSFLMVLTAVGDYAYKREDGILVVPICCLKN, encoded by the coding sequence ATGAAAAAATATAGAAAAAGAATTTATGATACGCTTTTAGATTATAGATTAGAAGAAACAGGTGCTGTTGTTATTGAAGGACCAAAGTGGTGTGGAAAAACTACAACTGCAGAGCAAAAAGCTAAAAGCATTTTATATATGAATGATCCAGATTCTATTCAGCAAAATTTGGAACTTGCAAAAATTCAATCAAAACTGTTACTTCAAGGAGAAAATCCTCGTCTTATTGATGAATGGCAATTAGCTCCGAATCTTTGGGATTCTATTAGATTTGAAGTTGATCATAGAAAAAAGGAAGGACAATTTATTTTAACAGGTTCTGCGATTCCAAATGATAGTGATAAAAAAAGGCATACAGGAACAGGACGATTTTCTTGGATTATGATGAGACCTATGAGTCTTTGGGAATCAGAAGATTCTAATGGTCAAGTAAGTTTAACTGAATTATTTGAAGGCAAAACTGATATTTCAGGAATCAATAATAAAAAATTAGAAGATATTGCTTTTTTTGTTTGTCGTGGTGGTTGGCCAGCTTCAATTGATAAAAAAGAAAGAGCCAGTTTACATTTAGCTTTTGATTATTATGATGCTGTTGTAAAAGAAGATATTTCTAGAGTAGATAATGTTGAACGAGATAGTGAGCGAGCAAAACTTTTAATGCGTTCTTATGCTCGTAATCAAGGAACTCAAGCCAGCATTGCTTCCATAACACAAGATATTAGTGCAAATGATGACAGTAATCTTTCAGAAAATACGACTTTGTCGTATATAAAAGCATTAAAAAAAATTTTTGTAATAGAAGATATGAGTGCTTGGAATCCAAATCTAAGAAGTAAAAGTGCAATTAGAACAAGCGATACAAGATATTTTGTTGATCCTTCTATTGCTGTTGCAAGCTTAGGCTTAGGTCCAAAAGATTTAATACAAGATTTAAATACATTTGGTCTTTTATTTGAAACTATGTGCATAAGAGATTTAAGAGTTTATGCAGATTCTTTGGAAGGAACAGTTTATCATTTTAGAGATAAGACTGGACTAGAATGTGATGCTGTTATTCATTTACGAAATGGTTCTTATGGATTAATAGAAATTAAGTTAGGTGGAGAACATTTAATTTCTGAAGGAATAAAAACACTAAAATCTCTTTCTCAAAAAATTGACACAACAAAAATGAAAGAACCTTCATTTTTAATGGTTCTTACGGCTGTTGGAGATTATGCGTATAAAAGAGAAGATGGAATTTTAGTTGTTCCGATTTGTTGTCTAAAAAATTAA